A single window of Leopardus geoffroyi isolate Oge1 chromosome D4, O.geoffroyi_Oge1_pat1.0, whole genome shotgun sequence DNA harbors:
- the LOC123592608 gene encoding uncharacterized protein LOC123592608, with the protein MRAPSHDLSWHGESDVSRVAALGSGVCTTPGIVDQTQPKRGPWASAHPWRGRPRARPCLGFWSETETSPAEARETSVGKGRIVTHRQSENKRDFVGKPCGLMTSRWPSSAFPEDQRPSSWAGSLSVTSEELKREEEAAPPLPLVPDLGERRRGRSPAGGWKRKNRGSSDRSQICSCTIVVPAGIGHVSPPLRRGAVRTHALAGAFRWRCVRALLGQKLPAPLPSPLLQVGPLNSPQNEQDREGLSNHRSLLTNPGEAQLPFQGPEGL; encoded by the exons ATGCGAGCGccatcccatgacctgagctggcacGGAGAGTCGGACGTCAGCAGAG TTGCGGCTTTGGGCTCTGGTGTCTGCACCACCCCCGGAATCGTGGACCAGACACAGCCCAAGAGGGGACCCTGGGCGTCCGCCCATCCTTGGCGCGGGCGGCCGCGCGCTCGGCCCTGCTTGGGCTTCTGGAGCGAGACAGAAACCTCACCAGCAGAGGCTAGAGAAACCAGCGTGGGCAAAGGGCGGATTGTTACCCACCGTCAATCCGAAAATAAGAGGGACTTCGTGGGGAAGCCCTGCGGGCTGATGACTTCACG CTGGCCCTCCTCGGCATTTCCTGAGGATCAGAGACCCAGCTCTTGGGCCGGTTCATTGTCTGTGACTTCAGAGGAGCttaagagagaggaggaagcagccccacccctgccgctGGTTCCTGACCTCGGTGAGAGGCGCCGGGGACGTTCTCCAGCCGggggatggaagagaaagaaccGTGGCTCGAGCGACCGGAGTCAGATTTGTTCTTGTACCATTGTCGTCCCGGCTGGCATCGGCCACGTCTCCCCACCCTTGAGAAGGGGTGCCGTGCGAACGCACGCATTAGCTGGCGCTTTCCGATGGCGCTGCGTGCGGGCCCTGCTGGGGCAGAAGCTTCCcgctccactcccctcccccctgctccagGTGGGACCCCTGAACTCCCCGCAGAATGAACAAGACCGTGAGGGGCTGTCGAACCACCGCTCCCTCCTAACTAACCCTGGGGAAGCACAGCTTCCCTTTCAGGGACCGGAGGGACTGTAA
- the TOR1B gene encoding torsin-1B isoform X1 gives MPRAAGLGRAAALGPLLAAHVVAAIEPISVGIALGAASALTGYLSYTDLYCRFAECCREEQRLNASALKLELEEKLFGQHLATEVILKALTGFKNNKNPKKPLTLSLHGWAGTGKNFVSQIVAENLHSKGLKSNFVHLFVSTLHFPHEQHIKLYQDQLQGWIRGNVSACASSVFIFDEMDKLHPGVIDAIKPFLDYYEQVDGVSYRKAIFMFLSNAGGDLITKTALDFWRAGRKREDIQLKDLESVLSVGVFNNKHSGLWRSGLIDRNLIDYFIPFLPLEYRHVKMCVRAEMRARGSAVDEDIVTRVAEEMTFFPKGEKIYSDKGCKTVQSRLDFH, from the exons ATGCCGCGGGCGGCGGGGCTCGGCCGTGCAGCGGCGCTGGGGCCGCTGTTGGCGGCTCACGTGGTGGCGGCGATCGAGCCCATCAGCGTGGGCATCGCCCTCGGGGCCGCGTCCGCCCTCACCGGCTACCTGTCCTACACGGACCTGTACTGCCGCTTCGCCGAGTGCTGCCGCGAGGAGCAGCGGCTCAACGCGTCCG CCCTCAAGCTGGAATTAGAGGAGAAGCTGTTTGGGCAGCATCTGGCCACAGAGGTGATTCTCAAGGCGCTGACTGGCTTCAAGAACAATAAAAACCCCAAGAAACCGCTGACTCTGTCCTTACACGGCTGGGCTGGCACGGGCAAGAATTTTGTCAGCCAAATTGTGGCTGAAAATCTTCACTCAAAAGGCCTGAAGAGTAACTTTGTCCACCTGTTTGTCTCGACTCTGCACTTCCCTCACGAGCAGCACATAAAACTGTACCAG GACCAGTTACAGGGATGGATCCGGGGTAACGTGAGTGCGTGTGCCAGCTCCGTGTTCATATTTGACGAGATGGACAAATTGCACCCCGGGGTCATCGACGCGATCAAGCCGTTTCTAGACTACTACGAGCAGGTTGATGGCGTGTCTTACCGGAAGGCCATTTTCATGTTTCTCAG CAATGCCGGTGGGGACCTCATAACTAAGACCGCCCTTGACTTCTGGCgggcaggaagaaagagggaggacaTCCAGCTGAAGGACCTGGAATCCGTGCTGTCCGTCGGAGTCTTCAACAATAAACACA GTGGCCTGTGGCGCAGCGGGCTGATAGACAGAAACCTCATCGACTACTTtatccccttcctccccctggaGTACAGACACGTGAAGATGTGTGTCCGAGCCGAGATGAGGGCCCGCGGGTCGGCCGTAGATGAGGACATTGTCACCAGGGTGGCAGAGGAAATGACGTTTTTCCCCAAAGGCGAGAAAATCTACTCAGACAAGGGCTGTAAGACTGTGCAGTCACGGTTGGATTTTCACTGA
- the TOR1B gene encoding torsin-1B isoform X2, producing the protein MPRAAGLGRAAALGPLLAAHVVAAIEPISVGIALGAASALTGYLSYTDLYCRFAECCREEQRLNASALKLELEEKLFGQHLATEVILKALTGFKNNKNPKKPLTLSLHGWAGTGKNFVSQIVAENLHSKGLKSNFVHLFVSTLHFPHEQHIKLYQDQLQGWIRGNVSACASSVFIFDEMDKLHPGVIDAIKPFLDYYEQVDGVSYRKAIFMFLSNAGGDLITKTALDFWRAGRKREDIQLKDLESVLSVGVFNNKHNT; encoded by the exons ATGCCGCGGGCGGCGGGGCTCGGCCGTGCAGCGGCGCTGGGGCCGCTGTTGGCGGCTCACGTGGTGGCGGCGATCGAGCCCATCAGCGTGGGCATCGCCCTCGGGGCCGCGTCCGCCCTCACCGGCTACCTGTCCTACACGGACCTGTACTGCCGCTTCGCCGAGTGCTGCCGCGAGGAGCAGCGGCTCAACGCGTCCG CCCTCAAGCTGGAATTAGAGGAGAAGCTGTTTGGGCAGCATCTGGCCACAGAGGTGATTCTCAAGGCGCTGACTGGCTTCAAGAACAATAAAAACCCCAAGAAACCGCTGACTCTGTCCTTACACGGCTGGGCTGGCACGGGCAAGAATTTTGTCAGCCAAATTGTGGCTGAAAATCTTCACTCAAAAGGCCTGAAGAGTAACTTTGTCCACCTGTTTGTCTCGACTCTGCACTTCCCTCACGAGCAGCACATAAAACTGTACCAG GACCAGTTACAGGGATGGATCCGGGGTAACGTGAGTGCGTGTGCCAGCTCCGTGTTCATATTTGACGAGATGGACAAATTGCACCCCGGGGTCATCGACGCGATCAAGCCGTTTCTAGACTACTACGAGCAGGTTGATGGCGTGTCTTACCGGAAGGCCATTTTCATGTTTCTCAG CAATGCCGGTGGGGACCTCATAACTAAGACCGCCCTTGACTTCTGGCgggcaggaagaaagagggaggacaTCCAGCTGAAGGACCTGGAATCCGTGCTGTCCGTCGGAGTCTTCAACAATAAACACA ACACGTGA